The Catenuloplanes niger genome includes a window with the following:
- a CDS encoding branched-chain amino acid ABC transporter permease — translation MERLAFLTVDGLTRGAVYAAMALALVLIWRGARIVNFAQGAMAVAAAYVAHSVTAATGSFWLGFLAAPVAGLALGWLAERLVMRHVGHDRPLNAVIVALGLVLLITAVLGIVYGNEFRPAPPAFDRTAGFALLSPYDIFVFLSVAVTVGALALLFTRSKVGLRLRASAFAPEVSRLLGVNVGGMLLLGWVLAAGVGALAGMLIIPTEFGLHPNAMDRSFVVAFTAAVVGGLDSPAGAVIGGLAVGLVLSFVGGYLGDQVTPLAIIVLLLAVLLIRPAGLFAKPAARRI, via the coding sequence ATGGAACGACTCGCCTTCCTCACCGTGGACGGGCTGACCCGTGGCGCGGTCTACGCCGCGATGGCGCTCGCGCTGGTGCTCATCTGGCGCGGCGCCCGAATCGTCAACTTCGCCCAGGGCGCGATGGCCGTGGCGGCCGCGTACGTCGCGCACAGCGTCACGGCCGCCACCGGCTCGTTCTGGCTCGGCTTCCTCGCCGCGCCGGTCGCCGGGCTCGCGCTCGGCTGGCTGGCGGAACGCCTGGTGATGCGCCACGTCGGGCACGACCGGCCGCTGAACGCGGTGATCGTCGCGCTCGGCCTGGTCCTGCTGATCACCGCGGTGCTCGGCATCGTCTACGGCAACGAGTTCCGGCCGGCGCCGCCCGCGTTCGACCGGACGGCCGGGTTCGCGCTGCTCTCGCCGTACGACATCTTCGTGTTCCTGTCCGTGGCCGTCACGGTCGGTGCGCTGGCCCTGCTGTTCACCCGCAGCAAGGTCGGCCTGCGACTGCGGGCGTCCGCGTTCGCGCCGGAGGTGTCCCGGCTGCTCGGCGTGAACGTCGGCGGCATGCTGCTGCTCGGCTGGGTGCTCGCGGCCGGCGTCGGCGCGCTCGCCGGGATGCTGATCATCCCGACCGAGTTCGGCCTGCACCCGAACGCGATGGACCGCTCGTTCGTGGTCGCGTTCACCGCGGCCGTGGTCGGCGGCCTGGACAGCCCGGCCGGCGCGGTGATCGGCGGGCTCGCGGTCGGCCTGGTGCTGTCGTTCGTCGGCGGCTACCTCGGCGACCAGGTCACACCGCTGGCGATCATCGTGCTGCTGCTGGCCGTGCTGCTGATCCGCCCGGCCGGCCTGTTCGCCAAGCCCGCGGCGAGGCGGATATGA